From the genome of Niallia sp. FSL W8-0635, one region includes:
- the tnpA gene encoding IS66 family insertion sequence element accessory protein TnpA, with the protein MELRISDYKASGQSQAKWCEDNGVSHQFGY; encoded by the coding sequence TTGGAACTGCGAATTTCTGACTACAAAGCGAGCGGTCAATCCCAAGCTAAATGGTGCGAGGACAATGGGGTTAGTCATCAATTTGGATACTAG